One genomic window of Candidatus Thermoplasmatota archaeon includes the following:
- the cysS gene encoding cysteine--tRNA ligase, which translates to MLVYNTLTHEKEEFVPLKGNRVTMFVCGVTPYDYSHLGHAKTYVAFDAIARYLRHKGYNVLYVQNVTDVDDHIINRSAETGVSEPELAEKFFKHFLEDMEALGVESINVFAKATEFMAEIIEQIKGLIEKGYAYDVDGNVYYEVRKFKGFGKLSRQKLDELRPGARVEIDESKRNPEDFALWKKQKPGEPAWESPWGMGRPGWHIEDTAIAMAHFGEQYDIHGGATELIFPHHESEIAQAEALTGVEPYVKYWLHTGILNVEGEKMAKSLDNFWTIRDAMTEYRPEVLRFFLLYAHYRSPIDFSKDQLEEAKRSYQRLVDSLETASQFLPRAESGETESGKKLVEAAEKAEKQFEEVMDDDFNTREAISLLFELARELNVAVEKSADKDSLERGLGTFTKLAGVLGLFPERGAETEAIDRILELIMEIREKARSKKDYETADWIRSELEKLGIRLEDTGKGVVKKAR; encoded by the coding sequence ATGCTGGTCTACAACACACTGACGCACGAGAAGGAGGAGTTCGTTCCTCTCAAGGGCAACAGAGTGACAATGTTCGTCTGCGGCGTCACTCCGTACGATTACTCGCACCTGGGACACGCTAAGACGTACGTCGCGTTCGACGCCATCGCGAGATACCTCAGGCACAAGGGGTACAACGTCCTCTACGTCCAGAACGTCACGGACGTGGATGACCACATCATCAACAGATCGGCGGAGACAGGCGTCTCGGAGCCGGAGCTCGCCGAGAAGTTCTTCAAGCACTTCCTCGAGGACATGGAGGCGCTCGGCGTCGAGAGCATCAACGTATTCGCGAAGGCGACGGAGTTCATGGCCGAGATAATCGAGCAGATCAAGGGGCTAATCGAAAAGGGCTACGCGTACGACGTCGACGGGAACGTCTACTACGAGGTCCGCAAGTTCAAGGGCTTCGGGAAGCTCTCCCGCCAGAAACTCGACGAGCTGAGGCCGGGCGCGAGGGTCGAGATCGACGAGAGCAAGCGCAACCCGGAGGACTTCGCGCTGTGGAAGAAGCAGAAGCCGGGCGAGCCCGCGTGGGAGAGCCCCTGGGGGATGGGAAGACCCGGTTGGCACATCGAGGACACCGCCATCGCGATGGCGCACTTCGGCGAGCAGTACGACATCCACGGCGGGGCGACGGAGCTCATCTTCCCGCACCACGAGTCCGAGATCGCGCAGGCGGAAGCGCTCACGGGCGTGGAGCCGTACGTCAAGTACTGGCTACACACGGGCATACTGAACGTCGAAGGCGAGAAGATGGCGAAGTCCCTGGATAACTTCTGGACGATCAGGGATGCCATGACGGAGTACAGGCCCGAGGTCCTGCGGTTCTTCCTCCTGTACGCGCACTACCGCAGCCCGATAGACTTCAGCAAGGACCAGCTCGAGGAGGCGAAGAGGAGCTATCAGCGACTGGTCGATTCGCTCGAGACCGCCTCGCAGTTCCTGCCGAGGGCGGAGAGCGGGGAGACCGAATCCGGGAAGAAGCTCGTGGAGGCCGCGGAGAAAGCGGAGAAGCAGTTCGAGGAAGTGATGGACGACGATTTCAACACGCGCGAGGCCATAAGCCTGCTGTTCGAGCTCGCGAGAGAGCTCAACGTCGCGGTCGAGAAGAGCGCGGACAAGGACTCCCTCGAGAGAGGGCTCGGGACCTTCACGAAATTGGCGGGCGTCCTCGGGCTCTTTCCGGAGAGAGGGGCTGAGACCGAGGCAATCGACAGGATTCTCGAGCTGATCATGGAGATCAGAGAGAAGGCGAGGTCGAAGAAAGACTACGAGACGGCGGACTGGATTAGGAGCGAACTTGAGAAGCTAGGAATACGTCTCGAGGACACCGGGAAAGGCGTCGTCAAGAAGGCCCGCTAA
- a CDS encoding PKD domain-containing protein: MIEGFEGEELLFNVTFPDLPQDSIKSYVWDMDASIDSDGDGNASNDVDATGPSPSHTYGDDGDYVVTVTLEIEKTGSGVDQDTIFLIDSSSSMVGYPEFSDPNHTRIDAVQRYIENLTDTDRAAVVGFAMYPPPPDPPEFVDAAWLVDGLHLTNADATGKYQIKTAAEVMRFGYGGTNIEKAVQVAHEELSPDYVPSPPYIQPDWSPPFPEPGGNGDPTHLWIEILITDGKPIHPMGTPPYYLDGPLKDEIEWANKSVGRIGPGIRIYTVGLGPAVEDSYLQYIANATNASYHYAENYTALEETYLEILEEVGQKTVSEIQARTLNVTIHNRSPLTTLGYPEGPNENESVMFLANASDSGSDDLTFTWDWGDGTSDTAIFYNDGAGPDPPQSPAGTYPFEATHAVSHLWGDNGDFLVTLTVQDDDGGYTVEHTVVTVSNVAPTIGGISYHLNASLAFRIAGEKWHNVEIYLYEDGIEVGYASITRYPGSPNEQMADLGEFSIDFSKTYSAVAYYTPEDDPINGQIWGATPAWVIIRYEDGEERIHHTFNVRHEDTWTWVIDDFSTYFLGHNITFVATASDPGSDDLTFSWDWGDGNITENTYYNDGVGPDSYPSPEVNPIAVTDTARHAYALAGMYTITLTVMDDDGGVATYSLNLTL, translated from the coding sequence ATGATTGAGGGATTTGAGGGAGAGGAGCTTCTCTTCAATGTGACTTTTCCAGACCTGCCTCAGGATTCCATCAAGTCATATGTCTGGGACATGGATGCGTCTATTGATTCTGACGGCGATGGGAACGCTTCAAACGATGTGGATGCCACCGGTCCAAGTCCTAGTCACACCTATGGTGATGATGGTGACTACGTTGTCACTGTCACTCTTGAGATTGAGAAGACGGGAAGTGGGGTCGACCAGGATACGATATTCTTGATTGATAGTTCCTCGAGCATGGTTGGCTATCCAGAATTTAGCGATCCCAATCACACTAGAATCGATGCCGTCCAGCGATACATCGAGAATCTCACAGACACCGATCGGGCAGCTGTTGTGGGATTTGCCATGTATCCCCCGCCACCAGATCCTCCTGAGTTCGTTGATGCAGCTTGGTTGGTCGATGGTCTGCACCTCACAAACGCTGATGCCACCGGGAAGTATCAGATAAAGACCGCTGCAGAAGTAATGAGATTCGGGTATGGTGGAACCAACATCGAGAAGGCGGTACAGGTTGCTCATGAAGAACTCAGTCCTGACTACGTCCCTTCACCACCATATATCCAGCCTGATTGGTCACCCCCCTTTCCTGAACCAGGCGGAAACGGAGACCCAACCCACCTGTGGATTGAGATTCTCATAACAGACGGAAAGCCCATTCACCCGATGGGCACGCCTCCTTACTATCTGGACGGTCCACTGAAGGATGAAATCGAATGGGCGAACAAGTCAGTCGGCAGAATCGGACCGGGAATAAGGATATATACAGTCGGACTCGGTCCTGCCGTCGAGGATAGCTACCTGCAATATATCGCCAATGCCACCAACGCATCCTATCACTATGCCGAGAACTACACAGCCTTGGAAGAGACATATCTGGAAATCCTGGAGGAAGTCGGACAGAAGACCGTCTCAGAAATTCAAGCCAGAACGTTGAACGTAACGATACACAATCGCTCACCACTGACGACACTTGGATACCCTGAAGGTCCCAATGAAAATGAAAGCGTCATGTTTCTGGCGAACGCCTCAGATTCAGGGAGCGACGACCTAACGTTCACATGGGACTGGGGAGACGGGACTTCGGACACGGCCATCTTCTACAATGACGGGGCCGGCCCGGACCCGCCACAGAGTCCAGCGGGGACCTATCCGTTCGAGGCGACTCACGCTGTGTCACACCTCTGGGGGGACAACGGCGACTTCCTTGTTACACTCACTGTGCAGGATGATGACGGCGGTTACACTGTCGAGCATACCGTCGTTACCGTCAGCAACGTCGCTCCGACGATTGGCGGGATATCATACCACCTCAACGCCTCCTTAGCCTTCCGCATCGCAGGCGAGAAGTGGCACAACGTCGAGATCTACCTGTATGAGGACGGCATCGAAGTCGGATACGCAAGCATCACACGCTATCCCGGAAGCCCAAACGAGCAGATGGCGGACCTAGGCGAGTTCTCGATAGACTTCTCGAAGACCTACTCGGCGGTGGCGTACTACACGCCCGAGGACGACCCGATCAACGGACAGATATGGGGTGCCACTCCCGCTTGGGTCATAATACGATACGAGGACGGTGAGGAGAGGATACATCACACCTTCAACGTGAGACACGAGGACACTTGGACATGGGTGATAGACGACTTCTCAACCTACTTCCTGGGACACAACATCACATTCGTAGCGACAGCGTCAGACCCAGGAAGCGACGATCTCACCTTCTCGTGGGACTGGGGAGACGGAAACATCACAGAGAACACGTACTACAACGACGGTGTCGGACCGGACTCGTACCCGAGCCCGGAGGTGAATCCGATAGCGGTGACGGACACTGCGAGGCACGCGTACGCTTTAGCGGGAATGTACACAATCACGCTGACCGTCATGGACGATGATGGTGGAGTAGCCACGTATTCCCTGAATCTGACACTCTAG